Within Enterobacter sp. RHBSTW-00175, the genomic segment GGCGCACCAGCGTGATATCGGAAGGCAAAGTCGGCAGCATCTGTTGCAGGACGCGCACGGTAGACGGATGCGGGTGACCAATGGCAATTGCCGATCCGTTGCGACGCGCCAGCTGCACCGCACGATTGAACTGTACGCGAATATCCGCTTCGTTTTGGGTGTCATCCAGGAACACCTTGCGCTTAATGACTTTCACCCCAGTGCCCTGGGCTGCACGCATGGCCTGGCTGTTGCCGATGGTCATGCTGTCCAGGAAGTAGAGATTGTAGCGCTCCAGCGCCTGCATCACTTTCAGCATGCCGTACAGGTTGGATGTCATCGCGCTGCCCATATGGTTATTCAGGCCCACGGCAAACGGCACTTTGTTGTAAGCGTCGCGGATGATGCGATCGATCTCATCGCTGCTCATGTCCGGACGTAGGGTGTCTTTTTCCAGCGGTTGTTTGCTGAGCGGTGCCATCGGCAAATGGATCAGAACCTGATGCCCGCTATTGTGGGCTTTGGTTGCTATTTCGCGGGCGTGTGGCGCATTGGGCAGCACGGCGACGGAAATGGCCGACGGCATCGCCAGTACCTGGTTTTCGGTTTGCGGACGATAACCGAAGTCATCAATGACGATGGCAAGTTTGCCTGCGTATACCGGTGCTGCCAGCGCCAGTGCGCTGGCGACGGAGAGAACAATTCGACGAAATTGAAGCAAAACTTATCTTCCCAACCACGGCTGTGGATTGACCGCCTGACCCTGGCGACGAATTTCGAAATAGAGTGACGGGCGGCCCTGACCGCCACTGCTGCCCACAAGGGCGATGGGTTGACCCGCGCGCACCTGAGTGCCGACGCTGACCAGTGCGCTCTGGTTGTAGCCGTAAAGGCTCATATCGCCTTTGCCGTGTTCGACCACCACCACAAGCCCGTAACCCTGTAACCAGTCGGCAAGGATCACGCGGCCATCGGCAATCGCTTTTACTTCGCTACCTTCAGACGCACCGATAACTATCCCTTTCCAACGTAGCTCACCCTGCAACTGTTCGCCATAGCGATGCAGAATAGAGCCGCGAACAGGCCAGTAAGCCTGACCGCGAGGCGCACCCAGACCGCCAGTACGCGACATCAGTGAGCGTTCGCTCTCCGTGGGTTTGTAGGTTGTCCCTTTGCGTGACGCTTCTTGTTGCTTGTCGCGAACGGCCTGCGCGTCGCGTGCTTCTTTCTCGGCGCGCGCTTTGGCTGCCGCTTCTGCACGGGCAATGCTGTTACGCAGTTTTGATTCGTTGGCGCGCATTTCGCTTAGCTGGCTCTGGCCTTCCTGAATGGACGACTCAAGACCAGAAAGGGTTTTTTGACGCTCATTACGCGCCCGCTCGAGCTTTGCCTGCTGCGCCTGCTGATCGTAGAGCAGCGTTTGTTGCTGACTCTGTTTCTCTTCCAGCTCGGCTTTTTGTGAGGTGACTTCTTCGCGGGTCTGTTTCAGCTGGGCGATAGTTTCCTGGCGCGCCTGGTTCAGGTAACCGAAGTAGGCCTGCAAACGCTGGCCGCGCTGGGTTTCTTCCCCGCTTAAAATCAGCTGAATGCCGGTATGCTCCCCCTGACGGAAGGCGGCATCAAGCTGAGCCGCGAGATTGCGCTCCTGGCTGGCGCGCTGGCGCTCCAGTTTGGCAATCGAGGCATTCATTTCGTCGATCTGTTTATTCAGCTGCGCGAGGGTGTTTTGTGTTTCACGTAGCTTG encodes:
- a CDS encoding divergent polysaccharide deacetylase family protein, producing MLQFRRIVLSVASALALAAPVYAGKLAIVIDDFGYRPQTENQVLAMPSAISVAVLPNAPHAREIATKAHNSGHQVLIHLPMAPLSKQPLEKDTLRPDMSSDEIDRIIRDAYNKVPFAVGLNNHMGSAMTSNLYGMLKVMQALERYNLYFLDSMTIGNSQAMRAAQGTGVKVIKRKVFLDDTQNEADIRVQFNRAVQLARRNGSAIAIGHPHPSTVRVLQQMLPTLPSDITLVRPSDLLNEPQSDTSTPNLSQPAKPSAPRNPFRGVKSCKPKQPPAPVYATRFFTVIGDSISESTLVKYVQQQWQGWGKKS
- the envC gene encoding murein hydrolase activator EnvC, giving the protein MTWVVKPLRLSVRALFCASALSAGVLLCAASAHADDRDQLKSIQADIAAKERAVRQQQQQRSSLLAQLKQQEEAISAAARKLRETQNTLAQLNKQIDEMNASIAKLERQRASQERNLAAQLDAAFRQGEHTGIQLILSGEETQRGQRLQAYFGYLNQARQETIAQLKQTREEVTSQKAELEEKQSQQQTLLYDQQAQQAKLERARNERQKTLSGLESSIQEGQSQLSEMRANESKLRNSIARAEAAAKARAEKEARDAQAVRDKQQEASRKGTTYKPTESERSLMSRTGGLGAPRGQAYWPVRGSILHRYGEQLQGELRWKGIVIGASEGSEVKAIADGRVILADWLQGYGLVVVVEHGKGDMSLYGYNQSALVSVGTQVRAGQPIALVGSSGGQGRPSLYFEIRRQGQAVNPQPWLGR